One region of Bradyrhizobium betae genomic DNA includes:
- a CDS encoding response regulator: MANILIVDDDPAVQLTIRLILERAGHHVTVAGDGRKGLLLFEASQFELLFLDIFMPGMDGLETMRHIRARRPAIPIIVISGRSVTPDAYAEPDFLKMATKLGAVASLQKPFRPEALLAAVDSCLGSAQSSSPQQPNAGCGC, encoded by the coding sequence GTGGCCAACATCCTGATCGTGGATGACGACCCGGCCGTGCAGCTCACGATCCGGCTGATCCTGGAGAGGGCCGGTCATCACGTCACCGTCGCCGGCGATGGCCGCAAGGGACTGCTGCTGTTCGAGGCCAGCCAGTTCGAATTGCTGTTCCTCGACATCTTCATGCCCGGCATGGATGGCCTCGAGACGATGCGCCACATCCGGGCGCGGCGGCCGGCGATTCCCATCATCGTCATTTCCGGCCGCTCGGTTACGCCGGACGCTTATGCCGAACCGGACTTCCTGAAGATGGCGACCAAGCTCGGCGCGGTCGCCAGCCTGCAAAAGCCGTTTCGGCCCGAGGCATTGCTTGCGGCTGTCGACAGCTGCCTCGGATCGGCGCAATCGTCATCCCCGCAGCAACCCAATGCCGGCTGCGGCTGCTGA
- a CDS encoding GntR family transcriptional regulator, producing MEATHTAPRAARLDRARQAAPQVFERLRNAIIALELPPGAPLSRAVLAGQFGVSLTPVRDALMRLEEEGLVDVFPQHATVVSRIDISRAELAHFLRQALELEIVRLLAGNCDAALVVRLDQAIALQQQFAKAGDFEAFMAGDNDFHAQLYAAACKQELWTLVRSRSGHIDRLRRLHLPSPGKAQNIVRHHRLIARAIEAGDADAAQQHLRMHLSGTLSELDKIRSHHPEYLTD from the coding sequence ATGGAAGCAACCCATACTGCGCCTCGCGCGGCCCGGCTCGATCGCGCCCGCCAGGCCGCGCCGCAGGTGTTCGAGCGCCTGCGCAATGCGATCATCGCCCTGGAGCTGCCGCCGGGCGCGCCGCTGTCACGCGCCGTACTCGCCGGGCAGTTCGGCGTCAGCCTGACGCCGGTGCGCGATGCGCTGATGCGGCTCGAAGAGGAAGGCCTGGTCGACGTCTTTCCGCAGCACGCGACCGTGGTCAGCCGGATCGACATCAGCCGCGCCGAGCTGGCGCATTTCCTGCGCCAGGCGCTGGAGCTGGAGATCGTGCGCCTGCTCGCAGGCAACTGCGACGCCGCGCTGGTGGTCCGCCTGGATCAGGCCATCGCACTGCAGCAACAGTTCGCCAAGGCCGGTGACTTCGAGGCGTTCATGGCCGGCGACAACGACTTCCATGCCCAGCTCTACGCCGCAGCGTGCAAGCAGGAGCTTTGGACGCTGGTGCGCAGCCGCAGCGGACATATCGACCGGCTCCGACGGCTACATCTGCCCTCGCCCGGCAAGGCCCAGAACATCGTCCGCCATCACAGACTGATCGCACGCGCGATCGAGGCCGGCGACGCCGATGCGGCGCAGCAGCATCTGCGCATGCACCTGTCAGGCACGCTCAGCGAGCTCGACAAGATCCGGAGCCATCATCCTGAGTACCTGACCGACTAA
- a CDS encoding ABC transporter substrate-binding protein — MIKHLRSRLAVAVVIATAAFTLSAAHAQQKSEISLSRQPGIFYMPSHIMEKQKLIQKHAAALGVPGVTTKWITFSGGGAQTDALLAGGVDILNTGTGNLLLLWDRTRGGVKGIVATSAQPMTLISRDANIKSIKDFGPSDKIAVPTVKVSTQAIVLQIAAAEAFGADQWAKLDTNTVQLGHPDAYAALANPKHEVHTHFSIPPFTFLELKNVPGAHVVLSSPDVMGGPLSQAQFFTTTKFADANPKIIQAVRDATREAQDLIRSDTRQAVEIYKEITGDKTSVEELLDLLKEPGMMEWNLEPQGTMKFAAHLFKTGTLKSQPKAWTDYYLPVAHDLKGN; from the coding sequence ATGATCAAGCATCTTCGTAGCAGGCTTGCGGTTGCCGTCGTGATCGCCACGGCCGCCTTCACATTATCCGCGGCACATGCGCAGCAGAAGTCCGAGATCTCACTGTCGCGCCAGCCCGGCATTTTCTACATGCCGAGCCACATCATGGAAAAGCAGAAGCTGATCCAGAAGCATGCGGCCGCGCTCGGCGTGCCAGGCGTCACCACCAAATGGATCACCTTCTCGGGCGGCGGGGCGCAGACCGATGCGCTGCTGGCCGGCGGCGTCGACATCCTCAACACCGGCACCGGCAATCTGCTGCTGCTGTGGGATCGGACCCGCGGCGGGGTGAAGGGCATCGTCGCGACCTCGGCGCAGCCGATGACGCTGATAAGCCGCGATGCCAACATCAAGTCGATCAAGGATTTCGGCCCGAGCGACAAGATCGCGGTGCCGACGGTGAAAGTGTCGACCCAGGCGATCGTGCTTCAGATCGCGGCGGCCGAGGCCTTCGGCGCCGATCAATGGGCGAAGCTCGATACCAACACCGTGCAGCTCGGTCATCCCGACGCCTATGCGGCGCTCGCCAATCCCAAGCATGAGGTGCACACACACTTCTCGATTCCGCCGTTCACCTTCCTGGAGCTGAAGAACGTGCCGGGCGCGCATGTCGTGCTGTCGTCGCCCGACGTGATGGGCGGTCCGCTCAGCCAGGCCCAGTTCTTCACCACGACGAAATTCGCCGATGCCAATCCGAAGATCATCCAGGCCGTGCGCGACGCGACCAGGGAAGCGCAGGACCTGATCCGCAGCGACACCAGGCAAGCCGTCGAGATCTACAAGGAGATCACCGGCGACAAGACCTCGGTGGAAGAGCTGCTCGATCTCCTCAAGGAGCCCGGCATGATGGAGTGGAATCTCGAGCCGCAGGGCACGATGAAGTTCGCGGCGCATCTGTTCAAGACCGGCACGCTGAAGAGCCAGCCCAAGGCCTGGACCGATTATTATCTCCCCGTCGCGCACGATCTGAAGGGCAACTGA
- a CDS encoding ABC transporter ATP-binding protein, whose protein sequence is MALLDVNGVTLRYKTSSAVVTATERVSFTVDKSDRFVLLGPSGCGKSTLLKAVGGYMAPSEGRMSINGREIRGPGADRMMIFQEFDQLLPWKSVLANVMFPLLTARKLSRKEAEARARSYIEKVGLTRVVDAYPHTLSGGMKQRVAIARGMAMEPDILLMDEPFAALDALTRRTCQDELLQLWSETKFTVLFVTHSIAEAIRIGNRILLLSPHPGRVKAEVVDVDKVSSDDGSAGRLEKEIHDLLFAAEATAH, encoded by the coding sequence ATGGCGCTGCTCGACGTCAACGGGGTGACGCTGCGCTACAAGACCTCCAGCGCAGTCGTCACCGCCACCGAAAGGGTGAGCTTTACGGTCGACAAGTCCGACCGCTTCGTGCTGCTCGGGCCCTCCGGTTGCGGCAAGTCGACCTTGCTCAAGGCCGTCGGCGGTTACATGGCGCCGAGCGAGGGGCGCATGAGCATCAACGGCCGCGAGATCCGTGGTCCCGGCGCCGACCGCATGATGATCTTCCAGGAGTTCGATCAGCTGCTGCCCTGGAAGAGCGTGCTTGCGAACGTCATGTTCCCGCTGCTGACCGCGCGGAAGCTGTCGCGCAAGGAGGCCGAGGCGCGGGCGCGGTCCTATATCGAGAAGGTCGGCCTCACCCGTGTCGTCGATGCCTATCCGCACACGCTCTCCGGTGGCATGAAGCAGCGGGTTGCGATCGCGCGTGGCATGGCGATGGAGCCGGACATTCTCCTGATGGACGAGCCGTTCGCGGCGCTCGACGCGCTGACGCGGCGGACCTGCCAGGACGAGCTGCTCCAGCTCTGGAGCGAGACCAAGTTCACTGTGCTGTTCGTGACCCATTCGATTGCGGAGGCGATCCGCATCGGCAACCGCATCCTGCTGCTGTCGCCGCATCCCGGCCGCGTCAAGGCCGAGGTGGTCGACGTCGACAAGGTCTCCAGCGACGATGGCAGCGCCGGCCGGCTGGAGAAGGAGATCCACGATCTCCTCTTCGCTGCCGAAGCAACGGCGCATTGA
- a CDS encoding ABC transporter permease: MGEARILLRDAPVAGGGVAEVERKLSVPEMLWNDGFVRKTVIILFLAAVWEAYGVTLDNPLLFPTLHDTIATLWDRVRDGTIPMRAWASLKVLFMGYSAGIVLAAIFTVLAISTRIGTDFLETVTAMFNPLPAIALLPLALIWFGLGNGSLVFVLIHSVLWPVALNTHSGFKSVSNTLRMVGRNYGLRGLPYVAKILIPAAFGSILTGLKIGWAFAWRTLIAAELVFGVSSGQGGLGWFIFENRNLLDIPAVFAGLLTVIIIGLFVENLIFRTIERNTVQKWGTQS, from the coding sequence ATGGGCGAAGCAAGAATATTGCTGCGTGACGCACCGGTGGCCGGCGGCGGTGTCGCCGAGGTCGAGCGCAAGCTCAGCGTGCCTGAAATGCTGTGGAACGACGGCTTCGTCCGCAAGACCGTCATCATCCTGTTTCTCGCCGCGGTCTGGGAGGCCTACGGCGTCACCCTCGACAATCCCCTGCTGTTTCCGACGCTGCACGACACGATCGCCACGCTCTGGGATCGCGTCAGGGACGGCACGATCCCGATGCGCGCCTGGGCTTCGCTCAAAGTTCTCTTCATGGGCTATTCGGCCGGCATCGTGCTCGCCGCCATCTTCACCGTGCTTGCGATCTCGACACGCATCGGGACAGACTTCCTGGAGACGGTCACGGCGATGTTCAACCCGCTGCCGGCGATCGCGCTGCTGCCGCTTGCGCTGATCTGGTTCGGTCTCGGCAATGGCAGCCTGGTCTTCGTGCTGATCCATTCGGTGCTGTGGCCGGTCGCGCTCAACACCCATTCCGGCTTCAAGAGCGTGTCCAACACGCTGCGCATGGTCGGCCGCAATTACGGCCTGCGCGGATTGCCCTATGTGGCGAAGATCCTGATCCCCGCCGCCTTCGGCTCGATCCTCACCGGCCTCAAGATCGGCTGGGCCTTTGCCTGGCGCACGCTGATCGCGGCCGAGCTGGTGTTCGGCGTGTCCTCGGGGCAGGGCGGGCTCGGCTGGTTCATCTTCGAAAACCGCAACCTCCTCGACATACCTGCGGTCTTCGCAGGCCTCTTGACGGTGATTATCATCGGGCTCTTTGTCGAGAACCTGATCTTCCGCACCATCGAGCGGAACACCGTGCAGAAATGGGGCACCCAATCATGA